From the genome of Pelosinus fermentans DSM 17108:
GGGAAAAGAGGGGATAATATGTTCTTGGGGCTTGATGTTGGTGGGACATTTACAGATGGTGTAGTAGTAGCAGATGGGAAAGTAGTCAGTATGGTTAAGACTCCTACTACTAAGGAGAATCTATTGCAATGTATTTTGACAGTAGTAGATAAGATGGTGGAGGATACTGGCAGTAAGGCGTTTGAACGGATTGCATTATCCACGACAATTGTAACCAATGCAATAGTGGAAGGTAATATCGACCAGGTTGGCCTATGCATTATGCCAGGACCAGGGATGAATCTAAAGGATATTCTGCCAGTCGCACCTTATATCTTATCTGGTTATATTGACCATCGTGGCCGTGAAATGGCTCAGCCTAATAAAGAGGAAGTACTGAGTGCCTGTCGTCATTTTTCTTCTTGTGATGTATTTGTTGTTTCGGGGAAATTTGCTGTTCGTAATCCTTGTTTTGAATCAGCAGTGACGGATTGGATACAAGAGCAAGCCAGCCCTATGCATATTAGTGCAGGAGGAAAAGTTTCAGGTTCGCTTAATTTTTTAAGACGTACTAATTCGGCTTATTATAATGGGGCTGTATGGCGGCATTTTAATGCTTTTGCTACGGCAGTAGAAGAAGCATTAAAGATGCGTGGGATTTATAGTCCTGTTTTTGTGTTAAAAGCAGACGGAGGTACACTGCCTTTATCAGTAGCCAGAAATTATCCTGTAGAGGCTATTTTTACTGGACCCGCTGCCAGTACTATTGGTATTATGGGTATGAATGGAGATGCTGCCGTTTCTGGAATTTCTCTTGATATTGGGGGCACTACTACCGATATTGCATTGTGGCAAAAGGGAAGACCTGTTTTAGCAAAAGAAGGGGCAGCTGTTGCTGGACATAGAACTGGAGTTCAAGGATTTCGCCTTAAGTCTGTCGGAATCGGCGGTGATAGTTTGGTTTTCTGGGAGAACCATGTATTGAAGGTAGGACCGATGCGTCATGGCCCTGCTATGGCGGCAGGAGGTCCTAAGCCGACTGTGACTGATGCTATGGTAGCGGCGGGGTTCATTGATTTTGGCGATCGTGCCTTAGCAGTAAAGGCAATGATGCTGCTTGCTTTACAAGGGCAAAGCCCAGAGGCGATGGCGAGTCAAGTAATAGATAAGGCAGTGGATGGCATTTGCCAGGCGATAGCCGATTTGCTGGACGAACAAGCTGCTGAACCTTTATATCATGTAGAAGAAATTGTTTGTGAAACAAAATTTGTATTAGAAAATATAATTGGTGTAGGCGGCGGAGCGGCAGGTCTTGTACCTCTGGTTGCTAAAAAGCTGGGAATTAGCTATACACTTCCTGAGAATGGGAAGGTTGCTAATGCCTTTGGTGCGGCGGTAGCAAGGCCAACTATTGCTATTACTCTTCGTGCTGATACTGCAGAAGGACATTATACCGTTCCAGAATTAGGGATCAAAAATAGACTGCCTCGAGGGAATTTTTCCTTACAAAATACTTATGAGTTAGCAGAAAAACATTTGGCAGAGTTAGCCCAGAGAAATAGTATTTCTGTCGGTGAAACGCAAATCGTACAATCAGAGGAATTTAATATGGTTCGTGGTTTTACTACAGTGGGAAAAATTATGACCTGCCGCTTGCAGGTAAAACCTGGCGTGCTGCAGTATGGTGAGGAGGAGTTATGTTGAATGCTCAAAAGTTAGGACTGGTATTTTTTCCAGCTTTTGACTGGGCGATTAGCCCAACTCATCCTGAGCGGGAGGAACGTTTGTTATATACCCGTGATCAGATTGTAGAAGAAGGACTGCTGGACATGCCAGCGATACGGGAATATAAGCCTAAAATCGCTAACCTTCAGGATCTTGAAAGAGTACATGTGGGAGTGCCTGATATAACATCTTTGATTACCAATGCTCATTTGGTGTCAGCAGGTGGAGCGATTGCAGCTGCTGATGCGGTAATGAAGAAGGAAGTACAGCGGGCTTTTGCCTTAGTACGCCCGCCAGGACATCATGCTATGCGCATCGTTCATGGGACTCGTGGATTTTGTACTATTAATATGGAAGCGATTATGGTCGAATATTTGCGCAGAACCTATGGCATTAATAAAGTTGCCATTGTTGATACAGATGTGCATCATGGTGATGGTACCCAAGATATCTTTTATCATGATCCTGATACATTATTTATTTCCTTCCATCAGGATGGGCGGACCTTATATCCGGGGACTGGTTTTACCAATGAAATGGGCAGTCCTAATGCTCTTGGTACTACAGTAAACATACCTTTGCCGCCAGGAACGACAGACCGCGGTCTTCATGAAGTACTGGATCATCTGATTATGCCAATTTTGGGAGATTTTAAACCTGACATTATTATTAATTCTGCCGGACAGGATAATCATTATAGTGATCCTTTAGCGAATATGGCAATTACGGCACAGGGTTATGCACGATTGGCTGATACACTAAAGGCGGATATTGCTGTATTGGAAGGCGGATATTCCATTGAAGATGCTTTGCCTTATATAAATGTAGGGATTGTATTAGCCATGGCAGGAATGGATTATAGTAAAGTTATTGAACCTAATATTGCAGATTGCCCTTCCCAAACTTCTTCTGTCACTCACTATATAAAAGATGTAATCAAGGAACGCCAAGATATGTGGGGGAGAAAAGAAAAGCTGCAGCGTGAAGCAATTATGAAGCATGGTGAATTCTGGCAGACAGAACGCAGTATCTATTATGATGATGTAGGTATTAATGAACAGCAGAAAGAAAGAGTACGCTTATGCCCTCATTGTTCTGGATATGTAACAATTGAAACGAAGGCGCGCAGTAGTCTTCATTATAAAACAGCTTATATTGGTATGATTCCTCAGAAGGCTTGCCCGGTTTGTCTAAAAGCAGCTTATGATGTGGTACATGCAGCAAAGAAACAAGGTAATTATCAGCACTATATGGTGCAAAATAAACAGAAAGATCGGCTGGAAAGATTATAACAATGTGTATAAAATAGAACTAGTACCTCATCTGCGCTAAAACTATAGATATTTGAGGTATATATATTGTAGGAGGAGTCGAATAGATGAACCGACCAGATGGCCGAAAGGCTGATAAAATGCGTCCGTTAAAAATCACTCGTAATTATTTAAAATATCCAGAGGGATCGGTGCTGATAGAAGTGGGCAATACGAAGGTAATATGTGCTGCCACAATTGAGGATAAAGTACCACATTTTATGAAGGGTTCAGGTGAAGGATGGATTACTGCTGAATATTCTTTGTTGCCTCGCTCTACGCAGGTGCGTAATATTCGTGAGTCTGCTAAAGGGAAAATAACAGGAAGGACTCATGAAATTCAGCGGCTAATTGGCAGAGCATTGCGGAGTGTGGTTGACTTAAGAGCATTAGGGGAAAAAACAATTTGGATTGATTGTGATGTTATACAAGCAGATGGCGGTACTCGGACGGCTGCGATTACAGGAGCGTTTGTGGCCTTGGTCGATGCAGTTAATAGTATTTATACCAATCATGAAAAACCTTTCCCTGTAAAAGAGTTCTTAGCAGCGATTAGTATTGGTGTTGTAAAAGATACGGTGATTGCTGATTTGTGTTACGAAGAGGATTCGGCAGCAATTGTGGATATGAATGTTGTAATGACTGGGAGCGGCCAATTTGTAGAAGTGCAGGGAACAGGTGAAAAACGTCCTTTTAGTCGACAGGAGCTGAATGAAATGCTGGCTGTTGCAGAAAAAATGGTAGGGGAATTAATTGATTATCAAAAAGATATTCTAGGACCTTTATCGTGGAAAATCGGACGTGAGCCATGAAAGAATTAGTGGTAGCAACTACGAATAAAGGGAAAGTTGCCGAGATTGCCTTAGCTTTGGCCGACTTACCTGTCAAAGTGTTAGATTTAAGTGATTTTGGTGATATTCCTGAGGCTGTGGAAGATGGTGATAGCTTTATGGCAAATGCTCAGCTAAAAGCTAAACATTATGCCCACTATACGGGAAAGGCCTGTTTAGCGGATGATTCTGGGCTAGAAGTGGATGCATTAGGAGGCTTGCCAGGCATTTATTCTGCACGTTTTGCCGGGGAAAATGCTAATGATGCTGCAAATAATCAAAAATTGTTAGCAGAATTAGCAGGTGTTGTCCCTGAAAAGCGCACTGCTAGATTTCGTTGTGTTTTGGTACTTGCTGACATTGATGGGGCGATTATGACTGCTGATGGAGTAAAAGAAGGGATTATTGGTCAAGAACTGCGTGGTTTAGGCGGCTTTGGTTACGATCCATTGTTTTATATGCCTGAAATGGAGAAAACCATGGCTGAATGTTCAAAGCGTGAAAAAAATGAAATTAGCCATAGAGGGCAAGCACTGAAGATTATGAGCAAGATACTGGGAGAGTATTTAAAATGAAAATAGGGGTCATGAGTGATACCCATGGCGACCATGCGGCTGTCAGGCAAGGGATAAAAGCAGCAGGTTCTATGGATATGTGGCTGCATGCAGGAGACTATAGCCAAGATGCAAGCTATTTGGCTAAGTTAGTGAATGTTCCTGTTTTTGCAGCGAGAGGAAATTGTGATGGCCAGGCAGCTGCTAAAATTGATGAATTTATAGAGGTGTCTGGTAAAAAAATATGGATAACCCATGGACATCGTTATGGTGTAAAGCAAGGTGTCAGTCAATTGGTGGAATGGGGCAGGCATTATGAGGTGGACATTGTAATTTATGGACATACGCATATCCCGGATAGCCACTGGGAAGAAAATTTACTTATTTTCAATCCGGGCAGTGCTGCTGAACCACGCTCTGGATATGGTAGCTGTGGTATTTTAAACATAAATCCTGAAGGGAAAATAACAGGAGAGATTCTTACATTTGAGTAAGAAAGTAAAATAAGAATATAGAATGAGGGTCTGCTCTACATCTTGTGTAGAACAGACCCTCATTACGATAAAAGGTGCTTAGTTTAATGGTTTACTCAATCATAATTCTTGGTATAAGCGACTTTTAATACTTCATCTGGCAATTCATTTTCCCAACGCGCTACAACTACAGCAGCCACGCAGTTACCGATCAAATTGCAAGCTGTACGAGCCATATCAAGGATACGGTCAACTTCAAGGATAATACCAATGCCTTCTACGGGCAAACCGAAGGCTGCTGCGGTACCGGCAATAACAATCAAGGAAGCGCCAGGCACTGCTGCAATACCTTTTGTAGACATCATTAATGTCACAAGCATAATCAATTGAGTTTCGATTGGGAAGGGGATATTATAAACCTGAGCGATAAAGATAACAGCTAAAGCACTATACAGTGTGGAACCATCTAAGTTAAATGTGTAACCCGTCGGCAGCACGAAAGTAACGATATGCTTTGGAACGCCAAACTGCTCTAATTTTTCCATTGCAATTGGCAATGCTGCTTCGCTGGAGGCAGTGGAGAAAGCAATCAAGATCGGCTCTTTTATAGCTCTTAAGAGCTGGAAGAAATTCATACGGATAATTAATGAAGCACAGGCTAATAACAACACAATAAAAAGTACTAATGCAAAATACAAGGAACCGATCAGCTTGGCTAGAGGAATTAGCATACCCAAACCGAATTTGCCTACTGTGTAGGAAATGAGGGCAAAAACACCAATAGGAGCTAGTTTCATGACATACCAAGTAAATTTGAACATGATTTCAGCAACGCTGATTGCTAATGTAACGGTTGGTTTTCCTTTTTCTCCCATAGCAGCTGCTGCTACACCGAAGAAAGTAGAGAATAAAATGATTTGCAGCATATCGCCGCGTCCCATGGCATCTACCACGTTGGTAGGTACAATGTTAACGATCATTTGCGTCATATCAATGGTCTTTGTGGCTGCTGCTGCTGCGGAACTCACATCAGTACCTGTTGCGATTGCGACACCTGCACCAGGCTGGAATATATTTGCGACAGCCAATCCAACGAAGAGAGCCAACGTTGTAGCGACTTCAAACCAAATAATTGCTTTGGCGCCTAAACGGCCTAGTTTTTTAAAGTCACCAGTACCTGCAATACCCATAATTAATGAACTGAAAATTAAAGGTACCACAATCATTTTAATCATACGGATAAATGTATCACCGACAGGCTTTAATGCTTGTCCATAGAC
Proteins encoded in this window:
- a CDS encoding histone deacetylase, with translation MLNAQKLGLVFFPAFDWAISPTHPEREERLLYTRDQIVEEGLLDMPAIREYKPKIANLQDLERVHVGVPDITSLITNAHLVSAGGAIAAADAVMKKEVQRAFALVRPPGHHAMRIVHGTRGFCTINMEAIMVEYLRRTYGINKVAIVDTDVHHGDGTQDIFYHDPDTLFISFHQDGRTLYPGTGFTNEMGSPNALGTTVNIPLPPGTTDRGLHEVLDHLIMPILGDFKPDIIINSAGQDNHYSDPLANMAITAQGYARLADTLKADIAVLEGGYSIEDALPYINVGIVLAMAGMDYSKVIEPNIADCPSQTSSVTHYIKDVIKERQDMWGRKEKLQREAIMKHGEFWQTERSIYYDDVGINEQQKERVRLCPHCSGYVTIETKARSSLHYKTAYIGMIPQKACPVCLKAAYDVVHAAKKQGNYQHYMVQNKQKDRLERL
- a CDS encoding metallophosphoesterase; protein product: MKIGVMSDTHGDHAAVRQGIKAAGSMDMWLHAGDYSQDASYLAKLVNVPVFAARGNCDGQAAAKIDEFIEVSGKKIWITHGHRYGVKQGVSQLVEWGRHYEVDIVIYGHTHIPDSHWEENLLIFNPGSAAEPRSGYGSCGILNINPEGKITGEILTFE
- a CDS encoding dicarboxylate/amino acid:cation symporter, which encodes MEKGKKGIGLTTQIFIALILGVVFGYIFPVYGQALKPVGDTFIRMIKMIVVPLIFSSLIMGIAGTGDFKKLGRLGAKAIIWFEVATTLALFVGLAVANIFQPGAGVAIATGTDVSSAAAAATKTIDMTQMIVNIVPTNVVDAMGRGDMLQIILFSTFFGVAAAAMGEKGKPTVTLAISVAEIMFKFTWYVMKLAPIGVFALISYTVGKFGLGMLIPLAKLIGSLYFALVLFIVLLLACASLIIRMNFFQLLRAIKEPILIAFSTASSEAALPIAMEKLEQFGVPKHIVTFVLPTGYTFNLDGSTLYSALAVIFIAQVYNIPFPIETQLIMLVTLMMSTKGIAAVPGASLIVIAGTAAAFGLPVEGIGIILEVDRILDMARTACNLIGNCVAAVVVARWENELPDEVLKVAYTKNYD
- a CDS encoding hydantoinase/oxoprolinase family protein, translated to MYQSIRNSMEQSAVGFIPGKRGDNMFLGLDVGGTFTDGVVVADGKVVSMVKTPTTKENLLQCILTVVDKMVEDTGSKAFERIALSTTIVTNAIVEGNIDQVGLCIMPGPGMNLKDILPVAPYILSGYIDHRGREMAQPNKEEVLSACRHFSSCDVFVVSGKFAVRNPCFESAVTDWIQEQASPMHISAGGKVSGSLNFLRRTNSAYYNGAVWRHFNAFATAVEEALKMRGIYSPVFVLKADGGTLPLSVARNYPVEAIFTGPAASTIGIMGMNGDAAVSGISLDIGGTTTDIALWQKGRPVLAKEGAAVAGHRTGVQGFRLKSVGIGGDSLVFWENHVLKVGPMRHGPAMAAGGPKPTVTDAMVAAGFIDFGDRALAVKAMMLLALQGQSPEAMASQVIDKAVDGICQAIADLLDEQAAEPLYHVEEIVCETKFVLENIIGVGGGAAGLVPLVAKKLGISYTLPENGKVANAFGAAVARPTIAITLRADTAEGHYTVPELGIKNRLPRGNFSLQNTYELAEKHLAELAQRNSISVGETQIVQSEEFNMVRGFTTVGKIMTCRLQVKPGVLQYGEEELC
- a CDS encoding XTP/dITP diphosphatase, whose translation is MKELVVATTNKGKVAEIALALADLPVKVLDLSDFGDIPEAVEDGDSFMANAQLKAKHYAHYTGKACLADDSGLEVDALGGLPGIYSARFAGENANDAANNQKLLAELAGVVPEKRTARFRCVLVLADIDGAIMTADGVKEGIIGQELRGLGGFGYDPLFYMPEMEKTMAECSKREKNEISHRGQALKIMSKILGEYLK
- the rph gene encoding ribonuclease PH — translated: MNRPDGRKADKMRPLKITRNYLKYPEGSVLIEVGNTKVICAATIEDKVPHFMKGSGEGWITAEYSLLPRSTQVRNIRESAKGKITGRTHEIQRLIGRALRSVVDLRALGEKTIWIDCDVIQADGGTRTAAITGAFVALVDAVNSIYTNHEKPFPVKEFLAAISIGVVKDTVIADLCYEEDSAAIVDMNVVMTGSGQFVEVQGTGEKRPFSRQELNEMLAVAEKMVGELIDYQKDILGPLSWKIGREP